The following coding sequences lie in one Silene latifolia isolate original U9 population chromosome 5, ASM4854445v1, whole genome shotgun sequence genomic window:
- the LOC141656446 gene encoding cyclic nucleotide-gated ion channel 4 produces the protein MAGNTQEILLVPRQSHETRFIDSDEEEEEEEDDEYIMELEEKENQQEGNNEGTTSSSSCFGILHSLCGESQKTNRGRGGIAMLVLGGVLDPRAEWVQEWNRIFLLVCVTGLFVDPLFFYALSISDAYLCLFIDGWFAITVTALRCMTDMLHVWNMWLQLKMAKHSYMVDEERNRDSIGSKSPRLVALRYLKARKGFFFDLFVILPLPQLVLWVVIPYLLRKGFTNAVMTVFLFMFLFQYLPKIYHSVCLLRRMQKFSGYVFGTVWWGFALNVIVYFVASHAAGACWYLLGIQRATKCLREQCNEMQGCNTKLLASQQPIFYGTYTLVNDHARLLWASNRAVRTKCLESYNNYEYGAYKWVVYLVTNNNRFEKILMPIFWGLMTLSTFGNLESTAEWLESFFVIIVLTSGLLLVTMLIGNIKVFLHATTSKKQAMQLRMRNIEWWMSKRKLPINLKQRVRNYEWQRWAAMRGVDECEMIRNLPEGLRRDIKYHLCLDLVKQVPLFQYMDDLVLENICDRVKSLIFTKGETITKEGDPVQRMLFVVRGHLQSSQFLRDGVKSCCMLGPGNFSGDELLSWCLRRPFIERLPPSSSTLVTLETTEAFGLEAEDVKYVTQHFRYTFVNEKIKRSARYYSPGWRTWAAVAIQLAWRRYKHRLTLTSLSFIRPRRPLSRSSSLGEDRLRLYTALLTSPKPNQDDFEF, from the exons ATGGCAGGAAATACCCAAGAAATCTTACTAGTCCCGCGTCAATCACACGAGACTAGATTTAttgattctgatgaggaggaagaagaagaagaagatgatgagtaTATCATGGAATTAGAAGAAAAAGAAAACCAACAAGAGGGTAATAATGAAGGTACAACTTCTTCGAGTTCATGTTTTGGGATTCTCCACAGTTTATGTGGAGAATCCCAAAAAACTAATAGAGGACGAGGAGGAATAGCTATGCTAGTTCTCGGGGGAGTATTAGACCCGAGAGCAGAATGGGTGCAAGAGTGGAATAGAATATTCCTCCTCGTCTGTGTCACAGGATTATTTGTGGACCCTCTTTTTTTCTACGCGCTCTCAATTAGTGACGCGTACCTTTGTTTATTTATCGATGGGTGGTTTGCTATCACGGTGACCGCCCTCCGGTGCATGACCGATATGTTGCACGTATGGAACATGTGGCTTCAACTTAAGATGGCTAAACACTCATATATGGTTGATGAAGAACGTAACCGTGattcaattggttctaagagtcCTCGTTTGGTTGCTCTTAGATACTTGAAGGCTAGAAAAGGGTTTTTCTTTGACCTATTTGTTATCCTTCCTCTACCTCAG TTAGTGTTATGGGTGGTGATACCATATCTATTAAGGAAAGGATTTACAAATGCAGTGATGACAGTATTCTTGTTCATGTTTCTATTCCAATACCTCCCAAAGATCTACCACTCTGTCTGCCTTCTCCGTCGCATGCAAAAGTTCTCCGGCTATGTCTTTGGTACCGTATGGTGGGGTTTCGCCCTCAATGTCATCGTCTACTTCGTCGCTTCCCAT GCGGCCGGGGCATGTTGGTACTTGTTAGGGATACAAAGGGCAACAAAATGTCTAAGAGAACAATGCAATGAGATGCAAGGTTGCAACACAAAGCTATTAGCTTCTCAACAACCTATTTTCTATGGTACATATACTTTGGTTAATGATCATGCTCGACTTCTTTGGGCATCTAATAGAGCTGTAAGAACCAAGTGTTTGGAGAGTTATAACAACTATGAATATGGTGCTTACAAATGGGTTGTTTACCTTGTCACCAACAACAATCGATTCGAGAAGATCCTTATGCCCATTTTTTGGGGACTCATGACATTGAG TACATTTGGAAACTTAGAGAGCACAGCAGAGTGGCTAGAATCATTCTTTGTAATAATTGTATTAACTAGTGGGCTACTACTAGTTACTATGCTCATTGGTAACATCAAG gtatttttgcatgcaacaacatcAAAGAAGCAAGCAATGCAATTGAGAATGAGAAACATAGAGTGGTGGATGAGTAAAAGAAAACTGCCTATTAATTTGAAGCAACGGGTCCGAAACTATGAATGGCAACGTTGGGCCGCTATGCGTGGGGTGGATGAGTGTGAAATGATTCGTAACCTCCCAGAAGGTCTAAGGAGAGACATCAAGTACCATCTTTGTCTAGACTTGGTTAAGCAG GTGCCGTTGTTCCAGTACATGGATGATTTAGTTTTAGAGAACATATGTGATCGGGTCAAGTCCCTCATATTCACCAAGGGAGAAACG ATCACGAAAGAGGGCGACCCAGTTCAAAGAATGCTCTTTGTAGTAAGAGGACATCTACAAAGCAGTCAATTCCTACGAGACGGAGTGAAAAGTTGTTGTATGTTAGGCCCGGGTAACTTCAGCGGAGACGAGCTACTATCATGGTGTTTACGTAGACCATTCATCGAACGATTACCACCCTCATCCTCGACTCTAGTCACCCTCGAAACCACAGAGGCATTTGGACTAGAGGCAGAGGATGTTAAGTATGTCACCCAGCATTTCCGGTATACTTTTGTGAATGAAAAGATAAAGAGGAGTGCCAGGTACTATTCTCCTGGCTGGAGGACTTGGGCAGCTGTGGCGATTCAGTTGGCTTGGAGACGGTACAAGCATCGGCTCACGCTTACTTCTTTGTCGTTTATTCGGCCTAGAAGACCTTTGTCTAGGAGTTCTTCTCTTGGTGAAGATAGACTTAGGTTATATACTGCTCTTTTGACATCTCCTAAGCCAAATCAGGATGATTTTGAGTTTTAA